The following are encoded together in the Schistocerca americana isolate TAMUIC-IGC-003095 chromosome 6, iqSchAmer2.1, whole genome shotgun sequence genome:
- the LOC124620332 gene encoding uncharacterized protein DKFZp434B061-like codes for MTDVVQQSFYKNFSTSGPGQLHCHAAALCGPGRPQCLTVLPCEPGRPHYLATSPRGPRRPHCLAAPPCGPGGPHCLAVWARPTALPRCLAAWAWPTALPRCLAAWAWPTALLRRVGLADRTASPHGHGRPHCLAASPWPSALPSRIAAAERTASPPRHGRAHCLAASPRPSALPRRLAAAERTASPPRRVGPADCTASLPRRMGLADRTASLPRRVGLADRTASPRGPGRPHCFAAWAWPTALPRRVGLADRTASPPCRVGLAEHTASPPRRVGLADCTASPPRRLAASPPRRLAASPPRRLAASPPRHMGLADRTASPPRRVGLADRTASPPRRVGLADRTASPPDPVGLADLTASPPRRVDLADRTASPPRRGRAHCLAASPRGPGRPHCLAASTRGPGRPHCLAASPRGPGRPHCLAASPRGPGRPLCIAAWAWPTALPRRVVLADRTASPPSRVGLTDHTASPRGPGPPHCLAASRRGPGRTHCLAASPSGPGRPHCHAASPRGPGRPHCLAASPRGPGRPHCLAASRRGPGRPHCLAASPRLADRTASPPRRVGLADRTASPPDPVGLADLTASPHRRVDLADRTASPPRRVGLADRTASPPRRVGLADRTASPPRRVGLADRSASPLGLADRTATPPRRVGLANHTASPPRRVGLADRTASPPRGVGLADRTASPPRGVGLADRTASPPDRVGLADRTASPPRRVDLADRTASPPRRGRPHCLAASPRGPGRPHWLAASPPRRIAAWAWPTALPRLADRTASPPRRVGLADRTASPPDRVGLADRTASPPRRVDLADRTASPPRRGRAHCLAASPREPGRPHCLAASTRGPGRPHCLAASPRGPGRPHCLAASPRGPGRPHCLAASPRGPGRPHCLAAWAWPTALPRRLAVAERTA; via the exons atgACAGATGTTGTGCAGCAGTCATTCTACAAGAACTTTTCTACAAG TGGACCTGGCCAACTGCACTGCCACGCCGCCGCGCTgtgtgggcctggccgaccgcagtgcctcacCGTCTTGCCCTGTGAGCCTGGCCGACCGCACTACCTCGCCACCTCACCGCGTGGGCCTCgtcgaccgcactgcctcgccgccccACCATGTGGGCCTGGgggaccgcactgcctcgccgtgTGGGCCCGGCCGACTGCACTGCCTCGCTGCCTCGCCgcatgggcctggccgaccgcactgcctcgctgcctcgccgcgtgggcctggccgaccgcactgcttcgccgcgtgggcctggccgaccgcactgcctcgccgcatgggcatggccgaccgcactgcctcgctgcCTCGCCGTGGCCGAGCGCACTGCCTAGCCGCATCGCCGCGGCCgagcgcactgcctcgccgcctcgccacGGCCgagcgcactgcctcgccgcctcgccgcggccgagcgcactgcctcgccgcctcgccgcggccgagcgcactgcctcgccgcctcgccgtgTGGGCCCGGCCGACTGCACTGCCTCGCTGCCTCGCCgcatgggcctggccgaccgcactgcctcgctgcctcgccgcgtgggcctggccgaccgcactgcttcgccgcgtgggcctggccgaccgcactgcttcgccgcgtgggcctggccgaccgcactgcctcgccgcgtgggcctggccgaccgcactgcctcgccgccttgccgcgtgggcctggccgaacACACTGCCTCGCCGCcacgccgcgtgggcctggccgactgcactgcctcgccgcctcgccgcctcgccgcctcgccgcctcgccgcctcgccgcctcgccgcctcgccgcctcgccgcctcgccgcctcgccacatgggcctggccgaccgcactgcctcgccgcctcgccgcgtgggcctggccgaccgcactgcctcgccgcctcgccgcgtgggcctggccgaccgcactgcctcgccgcctgacCCCGTGGGCCTGGCCGACCTCACTGCCTCGCCACCTCGCCGCGTGgacctggccgaccgcactgcctcgccgcctcgccgcggccGAGCGCACTGCCTCGCCGCATCGCCGCGTGgacctggccgaccgcactgcctcgccgcctcgacgcgtgggcctggccgaccgcactgcctcgccgcctcgccgcgtgggcctggccgaccgcactgcctcgccgcctcgccgcgtgggcctggccgaccgctctgcatcgccgcgtgggcctggccgaccgcactgccccgCCGCGTGGTCCTGGCCGACCGCACAGCTTCGCCGCCTAGCCGCGTGGGCCTGACCGACCAcactgcctcgccgcgtgggcctggcccaccgcactgcctcgccgcctcgcggcgtgggcctggccgaacgcactgcctcgccgcctcgccgagtgggcctggccgaccgcactgccacgccgcctcgccgcgtgggcctggccgaccacactgcctcgccgcctcgccgcgtgggcctggccgaccgcactgcctcgccgcctcgcggcgtgggcctggccgaccgcactgcctcgccgcctcgccgc gcctggccgaccgcactgcctcgccgcctcgccgcgtgggcctggccgaccgcactgcctcgccgcctgacCCCGTGGGCCTGGCCGACCTCACTGCCTCGCCGCATCGACGCGTGgacctggccgaccgcactgcctcgccgcctcgacgcgtgggcctggccgaccgcactgcctcgccgcctcgccgcgtgggcctggccgaccgcactgcctcgccgcctcgccgcgtgggcctggccgaccgctctgcatcgccgc tgggcctggccgaccgcactgccacgccgcctcgccgcgtgggcctggccaaccacactgcctcgccgcctcgccgcgtgggcctggccgaccgcactgcctcgccgcctcgcggcgtgggcctggccgaccgcactgcctcgccgcctcgcggcgtgggcctggccgaccgcactgcctcgccgcctgaccgcgtgggcctggccgaccgcactgcctcgccaccTCGCCGCGTCgacctggccgaccgcactgcctcgccaccTCGCcgcggccgaccgcactgcctcgccgcctcgccgcgtgggcctggccgaccgcactggctcgccgcctcgccgcctcgccgcatcgccgcgtgggcctggccgaccgcactgcctc gcctggccgaccgcactgcctcgccgcctcgccgcgtgggcctggccgaccgcactgcctcgccgcctgaccgcgtgggcctggccgaccgcactgcctcgccaccTCGCCGCGTGgacctggccgaccgcactgcctcgccgcctcgccgcggccGAGCGCACTGCCTCGCCGCATCGCCGCGTGaacctggccgaccgcactgcctcgccgcctcgacgcgtgggcctggccgaccgcactgcctcgccgcctcgccgcgtgggcctggccgaccgcactgcctcgccgcctcgccgcgtggccctggccgaccgcactgcctcgccgcctcgccgcgtgggcctggccgaccgcactgcctcgccgcatgggcatggccgaccgcactgcctcgccgcctcgccgtgGCCGAACGCACTGCCTAG